A section of the Pseudovibrio sp. M1P-2-3 genome encodes:
- a CDS encoding class I SAM-dependent methyltransferase: MKESRNYGNCHTTTNNRGVTVSLSKASRDFVEFTSQIDKPAIDMGCAFGVATLPVLKKRKHIIACDLSEEHLATLRQETPKELLPYLQTQAGCFPQDFQFEESSIGAIHCSHLLHFLTGDELMEGLAKFKSWLCPNGKLFINVGTPDIPTFGDFPKEYERRKTTRKWPGELSKEDLDKYMVPEYVEWIGPDAMFSFCHAFDKDILSRALTQSGFHIDEIYIFTLEADGDLGRFMGKNAHLSAIAH; encoded by the coding sequence ATGAAAGAAAGTAGGAACTATGGTAATTGCCACACCACAACAAACAATCGTGGTGTCACCGTTTCCCTTTCCAAAGCAAGCCGCGATTTTGTGGAGTTTACGAGCCAGATAGACAAGCCTGCAATAGACATGGGCTGTGCATTTGGCGTTGCCACACTCCCGGTTTTAAAAAAACGCAAACATATAATCGCCTGTGATCTCTCCGAGGAGCATCTGGCAACTTTAAGACAGGAAACACCCAAAGAACTCCTGCCATACCTGCAAACACAAGCTGGCTGTTTTCCGCAGGATTTCCAGTTCGAAGAAAGCAGTATCGGTGCCATTCACTGTTCCCACCTTCTACACTTTCTAACAGGCGATGAGCTCATGGAAGGTCTTGCAAAATTCAAAAGCTGGCTGTGCCCGAATGGCAAGTTGTTCATCAACGTTGGTACGCCAGACATTCCCACCTTTGGTGATTTTCCCAAGGAATATGAGCGCAGAAAAACCACCAGAAAATGGCCGGGGGAACTGAGCAAGGAAGATTTGGATAAATACATGGTCCCCGAGTACGTTGAGTGGATTGGGCCCGATGCCATGTTCAGTTTCTGCCACGCCTTTGACAAGGATATCCTGTCTCGAGCGCTCACACAAAGCGGGTTTCATATAGATGAAATATATATATTTACTTTAGAGGCTGATGGAGATCTGGGAAGGTTTATGGGAAAAAATGCGCATTTGAGTGCAATAGCCCACTAA
- a CDS encoding class I SAM-dependent methyltransferase encodes MKESRHYNGCHTTTNHRGIIFKSLSKASRDFVTFTSHIDKPALDMGCAFGVATLPVLQKHKHIVACDLSKEHLRVLRENTPENLLCYLQTQVGCFPQDFQFKENSIGAIHCSHLLHFLTGDELMAGLEKFKVWLCETGKLFINVGTPSLPFLGHFQEEYLKRKHWVKWPGEMDEKDIKQYVTPEYIEWIGAEAMYSFCHPLDKETLSRALTESGFQIDEIYRYTLEDNGDLRKFKGENAHLSAVAH; translated from the coding sequence ATGAAAGAAAGCAGACATTATAATGGTTGTCACACTACAACCAATCATCGCGGCATAATCTTCAAAAGCCTTTCCAAGGCCAGTCGTGATTTTGTGACGTTTACAAGCCATATAGACAAGCCTGCCTTGGATATGGGGTGCGCGTTTGGCGTTGCCACACTTCCTGTTTTGCAAAAACACAAGCACATTGTCGCTTGTGACCTCTCAAAAGAGCACCTGAGGGTACTAAGGGAAAACACACCAGAGAACTTGCTGTGCTATTTGCAAACTCAAGTCGGCTGCTTTCCCCAAGACTTTCAGTTTAAAGAAAACAGTATAGGTGCCATTCACTGCTCTCATCTGCTCCACTTTCTAACGGGCGATGAACTCATGGCCGGACTGGAAAAGTTCAAAGTCTGGCTATGCGAAACGGGAAAGCTCTTCATCAATGTTGGCACTCCCTCTCTTCCCTTTCTGGGTCATTTTCAGGAGGAATATCTTAAAAGAAAACACTGGGTGAAGTGGCCCGGCGAGATGGATGAGAAGGACATAAAACAATATGTCACTCCTGAATATATAGAGTGGATTGGAGCTGAGGCCATGTATAGTTTTTGTCATCCACTCGATAAGGAGACCCTGTCACGAGCGCTCACAGAGAGTGGATTTCAAATAGATGAAATCTATCGTTATACTTTGGAAGACAACGGCGATCTTCGCAAGTTCAAAGGTGAAAATGCTCATCTCAGTGCGGTAGCTCACTAG
- a CDS encoding class I SAM-dependent methyltransferase: MSKFHSTTGKIQRTANNRGFVMYNLSQASRDFIEFASHTSKPSLDMGSAFGIATHPLLEKRKEVIACDLSQEFLDILRSETPDELLPYLTTQTGCFPRDFDFEEDSIGAILCSHVFHFLTGKEVLSGLGQFRKWLCKGGKLFLTISTHKHPLLGDFPNEFQKRKQSMEWPGEMSEKDIEQFFTMSFKNFVGPDAIPKFCHAFDEEIMMKALNATGFEVEQLHTYTQKVTEELQQHVGENNFLAVVAH; the protein is encoded by the coding sequence ATGAGTAAGTTTCACAGCACCACGGGGAAAATTCAAAGAACCGCCAATAACCGCGGTTTTGTGATGTACAACCTTTCACAAGCAAGTCGGGATTTTATTGAGTTCGCCAGCCATACCTCCAAGCCCTCACTGGATATGGGAAGCGCCTTTGGTATTGCCACACACCCCCTTTTGGAAAAACGCAAGGAAGTTATCGCCTGCGATCTCTCTCAGGAATTTCTGGATATCTTAAGATCGGAAACCCCGGATGAACTGCTTCCCTACCTGACAACGCAAACGGGGTGTTTCCCAAGAGATTTTGACTTTGAAGAAGACAGCATCGGCGCCATCCTTTGCTCCCATGTTTTTCATTTTTTAACCGGAAAGGAAGTTTTGTCAGGGCTTGGACAATTCAGAAAATGGCTGTGTAAGGGCGGGAAGCTGTTTTTAACCATCAGCACTCATAAACATCCACTTTTGGGTGATTTCCCCAATGAGTTTCAAAAAAGAAAGCAAAGTATGGAGTGGCCCGGAGAAATGAGTGAAAAGGATATAGAGCAGTTTTTTACTATGAGTTTCAAGAATTTTGTAGGGCCAGACGCAATTCCCAAATTTTGCCATGCTTTTGATGAGGAAATTATGATGAAAGCCCTCAACGCCACGGGCTTTGAAGTGGAACAATTGCACACATATACTCAAAAGGTCACTGAGGAGCTGCAACAGCATGTTGGCGAGAACAACTTCTTAGCAGTTGTGGCGCACTAA
- a CDS encoding class I SAM-dependent methyltransferase has translation MKKSHNTQEGIQRTSNNRGFTLSNLSKTSLDFIEFASHATKPSVDMGSAFGIATTPLLKKKKSVFACDLSPEHLEILRAETPREQLPFLTTLTGSFPEDFDFEKNSIGAIHCSHLLHFLTGEEVMLGLSKFRDWLCKEGKLFLTAGTPNLVFLSDFTKEFERRKLKVDWPGEMQAHDMAQYVMQDFTELIGSDAMYNYINVFDRDILTRMLMRSGFEIEELGLYTPDVSKELHTLMGENSLIYAIAH, from the coding sequence ATGAAAAAAAGTCATAACACTCAAGAAGGAATACAAAGGACCTCCAACAACCGCGGCTTTACATTAAGCAACCTGTCAAAAACTAGCTTGGATTTCATTGAGTTCGCCAGCCATGCGACAAAGCCTTCTGTGGACATGGGCAGCGCATTCGGCATTGCCACAACCCCCCTTTTAAAGAAAAAGAAAAGCGTCTTTGCCTGTGACTTGTCTCCAGAACATCTTGAAATTCTAAGAGCTGAAACTCCAAGGGAACAGCTTCCCTTTCTAACGACTTTAACCGGCAGTTTTCCTGAGGATTTTGATTTTGAAAAGAACAGTATCGGCGCTATTCACTGTTCCCATCTGCTACATTTTTTGACAGGTGAAGAAGTTATGCTTGGCCTTTCCAAGTTCCGAGATTGGTTATGCAAAGAGGGAAAGTTGTTTTTAACAGCCGGTACCCCGAACCTCGTATTTCTTAGCGATTTTACAAAGGAATTTGAGAGACGAAAATTAAAGGTGGACTGGCCCGGAGAAATGCAGGCGCACGACATGGCGCAGTATGTCATGCAGGATTTTACCGAACTTATCGGGTCAGATGCCATGTATAATTACATCAATGTTTTCGACAGGGATATTTTGACCCGAATGCTCATGCGCTCCGGGTTTGAAATTGAGGAATTGGGGCTTTATACGCCAGATGTTTCAAAGGAGCTCCATACCTTGATGGGTGAAAATAGCCTTATTTATGCCATCGCCCATTGA
- the ilvD gene encoding dihydroxy-acid dehydratase has translation MPNYRSRTSTHGRNMAGARGLWRATGMKDGDFGKPIIAIVNSFTQFVPGHVHLKDLGQLVAREVEKAGGVAKEFNTIAVDDGIAMGHDGMLYSLPSRELIADSVEYMVNAHCADAMVCISNCDKITPGMLMAAMRINIPAVFVSGGPMEAGKVILANGQARKLDLVDAMVAAADDQMSDEEVSSIERSACPTCGSCSGMFTANSMNCLTEALGLSLPGNGSVLATHSDREKLFVEAGHLIVDLAKRYYEQDDESVLPRSIASFDAFCNAMTLDIAMGGSTNTVLHLLAAAQEGELDFNMDHIDALSRKVPVLCKVAPNIENVHMEDVHRAGGIMGILGELERAGLLKSDTYTVHSPTMNDALERWDIKRTLSENVREFYSAAPGGVPTQVAFSQSSRYAEGVDDDRENGVVRSKENAFSQDGGLAVLSGNLALNGCIVKTSGVDESILKFSGPAKIFESQDSAVSGILTGKVEAGDVVIIRYEGPRGGPGMQEMLYPTSYLKSKGLGKACALITDGRFSGGTSGLSIGHVSPEAAEGGNIALVEAGDTIEIDIPNRSIKIAISDEELAARGEVMNAKGSDGWKPSEVRTRKVSAALRAYASMATSADKGAVRKVD, from the coding sequence ATGCCCAACTATCGTTCGCGTACATCCACTCATGGTCGCAATATGGCCGGAGCCCGTGGTCTCTGGCGTGCAACAGGTATGAAAGATGGTGACTTTGGCAAGCCGATTATCGCGATTGTCAACTCGTTCACCCAGTTCGTTCCGGGCCATGTGCACTTGAAAGATCTGGGCCAGCTTGTGGCGCGGGAAGTTGAAAAAGCAGGTGGTGTGGCAAAAGAGTTTAACACCATTGCCGTGGATGACGGCATTGCCATGGGCCATGACGGCATGCTGTATTCCCTACCATCACGCGAACTGATCGCGGACTCCGTGGAATATATGGTGAATGCACACTGCGCTGATGCCATGGTCTGCATTTCCAACTGTGACAAGATCACTCCGGGCATGCTCATGGCCGCCATGCGCATCAATATTCCGGCGGTTTTCGTCTCCGGCGGGCCTATGGAAGCGGGGAAGGTGATCCTTGCCAATGGTCAGGCGCGCAAGCTTGATCTGGTGGACGCCATGGTGGCAGCGGCAGATGACCAGATGTCCGATGAAGAGGTCTCCTCCATTGAGCGCTCCGCTTGCCCGACCTGCGGCTCATGCTCTGGAATGTTCACCGCCAACTCCATGAACTGCCTGACAGAAGCGCTGGGCCTGTCCTTGCCGGGTAACGGCTCTGTGCTGGCAACCCACTCTGATCGCGAAAAGCTGTTTGTGGAAGCGGGCCACCTGATTGTTGATCTGGCAAAGCGCTATTACGAGCAAGATGATGAAAGCGTTCTGCCGCGCTCTATTGCCTCGTTCGATGCGTTTTGCAATGCCATGACGCTGGACATCGCCATGGGTGGCTCCACCAATACGGTGCTGCACTTGCTGGCCGCCGCGCAGGAGGGGGAACTGGACTTTAACATGGACCACATCGACGCCTTGTCCCGCAAGGTTCCGGTGCTTTGTAAGGTCGCGCCAAATATCGAAAACGTGCATATGGAAGATGTGCACCGTGCTGGCGGCATCATGGGTATTCTTGGTGAGCTGGAACGGGCAGGGCTTCTCAAATCAGACACCTACACCGTTCACTCGCCCACAATGAACGATGCGCTTGAGCGCTGGGATATCAAGCGTACTTTAAGCGAGAATGTGCGTGAGTTTTATTCCGCTGCGCCCGGCGGCGTACCGACGCAGGTGGCGTTCTCCCAGTCTTCCCGCTATGCGGAAGGCGTAGATGATGACCGCGAAAACGGTGTTGTACGCTCCAAGGAAAATGCGTTTTCGCAAGATGGCGGTCTTGCTGTTCTTTCCGGTAACCTTGCCCTCAACGGATGTATTGTGAAGACATCCGGTGTGGATGAGAGCATTTTGAAATTCTCCGGCCCCGCCAAGATTTTTGAAAGTCAGGACAGTGCCGTGAGCGGTATTCTTACCGGTAAAGTGGAAGCGGGTGACGTGGTTATCATTCGCTATGAAGGGCCTCGCGGGGGGCCGGGCATGCAGGAAATGCTCTATCCAACCAGTTACCTGAAATCCAAGGGACTGGGCAAAGCCTGCGCCTTGATTACGGATGGTCGTTTTTCTGGGGGAACCTCTGGCCTTTCCATCGGCCATGTGTCTCCAGAGGCAGCAGAGGGCGGTAATATCGCTCTTGTGGAAGCTGGCGACACCATCGAGATAGACATTCCAAACCGCTCCATCAAAATAGCTATCTCAGATGAAGAGCTGGCAGCGCGCGGCGAAGTCATGAACGCCAAGGGATCGGATGGATGGAAACCTTCCGAAGTGCGTACCCGCAAAGTCAGCGCGGCCCTGCGCGCCTATGCCTCCATGGCAACCAGCGCCGACAAAGGCGCGGTTCGCAAGGTGGACTAA
- the hisC gene encoding histidinol-phosphate transaminase, whose product MSRFWSPIVKRLEPYTPGEQPKQQQFIKLNTNEHPYGPSPRALEAIRQAADERLKLYPEPASIELRSAIASQFHLSADYIFEGNGSDEVLGHAFHAFFTEKEPVAFPDITYGFYKSYCKLYGIKHQEIALDESLLVQPKAYTGPFGGVIIANPNAPTGQSLSLQDIEELLQAHSDVLVLVDEAYVDFGTQSAVALVPSYDNLLVVQTFSKSRGLAGLRVGFAVGQPHLIEALQLVKNSFNSYPLDCLAQAGAIAAWNDKEWFEHTCRLVIEEREKLAKDLMQLGFQVHTSATNFLLASHCSIHAEKIAEELRDHGILVRHFNKKRIENYLRISIGTAEECAKLVATLNVIVREKARS is encoded by the coding sequence ATGAGCAGGTTTTGGAGCCCGATTGTAAAGCGACTGGAGCCCTATACGCCCGGGGAGCAGCCAAAACAGCAACAGTTCATCAAACTCAATACCAATGAACACCCTTACGGGCCTTCCCCCCGCGCACTTGAGGCTATCCGGCAGGCGGCGGATGAGCGCTTGAAACTTTATCCCGAACCAGCCTCAATAGAGCTGCGAAGCGCAATAGCATCCCAGTTTCATCTGTCTGCTGACTACATCTTTGAGGGAAATGGAAGCGACGAGGTTCTGGGGCATGCATTCCATGCCTTCTTTACCGAAAAAGAGCCCGTCGCCTTTCCCGACATCACCTACGGGTTCTACAAAAGCTATTGTAAACTCTATGGGATTAAGCATCAGGAAATAGCGCTAGATGAAAGTTTACTGGTGCAGCCCAAAGCGTACACTGGGCCGTTTGGCGGCGTGATTATTGCAAATCCCAATGCCCCTACGGGCCAGTCTTTGTCCCTGCAAGATATTGAGGAACTCCTGCAAGCCCACTCGGATGTGCTTGTGCTGGTGGATGAAGCCTACGTGGACTTTGGTACGCAAAGTGCGGTGGCGCTTGTACCCAGTTATGATAACCTTCTGGTGGTGCAAACCTTTTCCAAGTCTCGGGGGCTTGCGGGGCTGCGCGTTGGCTTTGCAGTTGGACAGCCACATTTGATCGAGGCTTTGCAGCTGGTCAAAAACAGTTTCAACTCCTATCCCCTTGATTGCCTTGCTCAAGCTGGAGCAATTGCTGCGTGGAATGACAAGGAGTGGTTTGAGCACACCTGCCGTCTTGTGATCGAGGAGCGGGAAAAACTGGCGAAAGATCTGATGCAGCTGGGGTTTCAGGTGCACACGTCTGCGACGAATTTCCTGTTGGCATCCCACTGCAGTATTCATGCAGAAAAAATTGCCGAAGAGTTGCGTGACCATGGTATCCTGGTTCGGCACTTCAATAAAAAACGCATAGAAAACTACCTCAGAATATCTATTGGTACAGCAGAAGAATGTGCGAAGCTGGTTGCAACCCTCAATGTAATTGTTAGAGAAAAGGCACGGTCATAA
- a CDS encoding MFS transporter — protein sequence MKQIPFFFVVACLFISGWIDLIAILTYVGYELELSVLGVALVAIAMLAPQAVLGRLITSILQRVKANRVLLAATTVGIGCTLSLIWVDTLDLLLPVLFLRGFAAGFVQPVIAGAVKSVGEGEATRFASTLNLLNTFAKIGAPAVGGVLSVQFGEASVFLLSSLLAAIVLPVLAIFPLPDSARHTKECAEGMRAAGISPAFLAGFGACILAINGLSLMFTNLLPYALNFYGVPKLTLSLALSASALAATVFNLYVMKVSPKLQGFPKRFVLTSWVMSAVGFAALSVLLPFHHINWAGIPLVFMVLSIGRVLFEVSTNGFIYAQEGNLPVALATFKQSFAAYAGIIVTLLGALGLQYMEPLAFMLGLSGILLLLGILWAWVPFDKPMFLFSREQERPA from the coding sequence TTGAAACAAATACCTTTTTTCTTTGTTGTGGCCTGTTTGTTCATAAGCGGCTGGATCGATTTAATCGCCATCCTCACTTATGTGGGCTATGAGCTGGAGCTTTCAGTTCTTGGGGTGGCACTGGTAGCCATTGCCATGTTGGCACCGCAAGCGGTTTTGGGCAGGTTGATCACCTCCATCTTACAGAGGGTCAAAGCCAATAGGGTTTTACTGGCTGCAACAACGGTAGGGATCGGGTGCACACTCTCATTGATTTGGGTGGATACGCTGGATCTTTTGCTGCCGGTGCTGTTTTTACGCGGGTTTGCCGCTGGCTTTGTGCAGCCCGTTATCGCGGGCGCGGTTAAGTCAGTGGGGGAGGGGGAGGCGACCCGTTTTGCGTCTACCTTGAACCTTTTAAATACGTTTGCGAAAATTGGAGCGCCTGCAGTTGGAGGGGTTCTTTCTGTTCAATTTGGGGAGGCTTCTGTTTTCCTCTTGAGCTCGCTTCTAGCCGCAATAGTCCTTCCTGTTCTTGCCATTTTTCCGTTGCCAGATTCTGCTCGTCATACAAAAGAGTGCGCAGAGGGCATGAGAGCTGCTGGGATTTCCCCTGCCTTTCTCGCGGGCTTTGGGGCGTGTATTCTGGCCATAAATGGCCTTTCGCTGATGTTTACGAATCTGTTGCCCTATGCGCTGAATTTCTATGGGGTGCCCAAGTTGACACTGTCCTTGGCACTGTCCGCCTCCGCGCTGGCTGCAACTGTGTTTAATCTTTATGTGATGAAGGTGAGCCCGAAATTACAAGGGTTTCCGAAACGTTTTGTTCTTACAAGTTGGGTGATGAGTGCGGTGGGCTTTGCGGCTCTTTCAGTGCTGCTGCCGTTTCATCATATAAATTGGGCAGGCATTCCGCTTGTGTTTATGGTGCTCTCCATTGGACGGGTGCTGTTTGAAGTCTCCACCAATGGGTTTATCTACGCACAAGAAGGAAACTTACCCGTTGCCCTTGCTACCTTTAAGCAAAGTTTCGCCGCTTATGCGGGCATTATAGTGACCTTGCTGGGAGCGCTGGGCTTACAGTATATGGAACCACTTGCATTTATGTTGGGTCTTTCAGGTATTTTATTGCTGCTTGGTATCCTTTGGGCTTGGGTTCCTTTTGACAAACCAATGTTCCTCTTTTCAAGAGAGCAGGAGAGGCCAGCGTAA
- a CDS encoding malonate--CoA ligase: MGNTLYDSLLGRFAGKTTPFITLVNGTIISHGDFLRLVARYAHTLKDTGLNVGDRVGVQIEKSEHALAVYAACLQAGFVFLPLNTAYTPEEVGYFLEDSGAKVFLTGTPDDPAINALANRLNITLFGLSGEGSGSFANNAEGKDEIFETVARSGSDLAAFLYTSGTTGRSKGAMLTHDNLLSNAKALAQYWRFSERDVLLHALPVFHSHGLFVATNVALLSGASIVLLPRFSLEHILKVLPHCTVMMGVPTFYTRLLSDPRLTRAATAHMRLFISGSAPLLEAIHVEFEARTGHRILERYGMTETNMNTSNPYEGERRAGTVGFPLPGVEIKITDPDTGASVTDGDIGMIEVRGPNVFVGYWQMLEKTKEELRPDGFFITGDLGKVDKDGYLHIVGRNKDLIIAGGYNIYPKEVEMMLDTMPGVLESAVIGVPDTDLGEKIVAILVPQAKEKPDVEAIASGLAQKLARFKCPAHYELLDELPRNTMGKVQKNVLREQFS, from the coding sequence ATGGGCAACACTTTATATGATAGTCTGTTGGGACGATTTGCCGGTAAAACAACACCCTTCATCACTCTAGTAAATGGCACAATCATCAGCCATGGCGATTTTTTGCGTTTGGTGGCGCGCTATGCACACACGCTAAAAGACACGGGCTTGAATGTTGGTGATCGGGTTGGCGTACAGATTGAAAAATCCGAGCATGCTTTGGCTGTTTATGCGGCGTGCCTGCAGGCCGGTTTTGTATTTTTACCCCTAAATACTGCATATACACCGGAGGAAGTTGGATACTTTTTAGAGGATTCAGGGGCCAAAGTTTTTTTGACAGGCACTCCTGATGATCCCGCCATCAATGCTCTTGCCAACCGCCTCAATATCACTTTATTCGGGCTTTCCGGAGAGGGAAGCGGAAGCTTTGCAAACAACGCGGAGGGCAAAGATGAAATCTTTGAAACTGTCGCCCGCTCCGGCTCCGACTTGGCGGCATTTCTTTACACATCGGGCACCACTGGCCGCTCCAAGGGAGCCATGCTCACCCATGATAACCTGCTGTCCAATGCCAAGGCTTTGGCGCAATACTGGCGCTTTAGCGAGCGGGATGTATTGTTGCATGCGCTGCCGGTATTCCATTCCCACGGCCTGTTTGTAGCGACCAATGTAGCGCTGTTAAGCGGTGCTTCAATCGTTCTTTTACCGCGCTTTAGTCTGGAGCATATTTTAAAGGTTTTACCCCATTGCACGGTCATGATGGGCGTTCCCACCTTTTATACCCGCCTGCTTTCCGACCCCCGTCTCACCCGTGCGGCCACAGCCCACATGCGCCTGTTTATTTCTGGCAGTGCGCCTTTACTGGAGGCAATACACGTGGAATTTGAGGCCCGTACAGGGCACCGGATTCTGGAACGCTATGGCATGACCGAGACCAATATGAATACCTCAAACCCCTATGAGGGGGAGCGCCGGGCTGGAACTGTGGGATTTCCCTTGCCGGGTGTAGAGATAAAAATCACAGATCCGGATACTGGGGCCTCTGTTACTGACGGGGATATTGGCATGATAGAGGTGCGTGGCCCCAATGTTTTCGTAGGCTATTGGCAGATGCTAGAGAAAACCAAGGAAGAGTTGCGCCCTGACGGGTTCTTCATCACGGGAGATCTGGGCAAGGTTGACAAGGATGGCTATCTGCACATTGTCGGGCGCAATAAAGATCTGATCATCGCGGGGGGCTACAACATCTACCCGAAAGAAGTTGAGATGATGCTGGACACTATGCCCGGGGTTTTGGAAAGTGCTGTTATTGGTGTTCCTGATACTGATCTGGGTGAGAAGATCGTCGCAATCCTTGTGCCGCAGGCTAAGGAAAAACCGGATGTGGAGGCAATCGCCTCTGGTTTGGCGCAAAAGCTGGCGCGGTTTAAATGTCCCGCCCACTATGAACTTTTGGATGAACTTCCTCGAAACACCATGGGCAAGGTGCAAAAGAACGTATTGCGAGAGCAGTTCAGTTAA
- a CDS encoding MFS transporter: protein MQSSNAFPLSIRRFQLILAGIFPAALGEWLDFTILGILIVYEWGMGVEALASIVLAIAAPRVLLGLFVGSLVDRRPPRQMLLLTIGLRAIGMVAIALFGSTLAILIPLLMFQSVLGGALSPASQKLIRAAVPEKALSLAVSYSQITMQICKIIGPVVGASVAAMFGAQLGFFMVAALFFLSTLVFAFIPFPQANGEEASNLTAMAPVREAVAVLKHLKDNRLVGNVLLLMSLAMAFIFLFDHYIVVLLKERGLSEQAFGICVAVGGAGNVFGAAVIGRLPARHQRAPILLGILLSGVVLSQIGQPAMAFMLEEAGAYFLFTLFGITGGAALVGCDILLVTHSQSNYLGRVMSLNDMIQTSAAFLFPPLGALLISFYGTSAPFMVSSAGLLLTAAAGAYLLPSLKAREVEESASPQAP from the coding sequence TTGCAAAGCTCAAACGCCTTTCCCCTTTCCATTCGCCGTTTCCAACTCATACTAGCAGGGATTTTTCCTGCGGCTTTAGGTGAGTGGCTGGATTTCACCATCCTTGGAATCCTGATCGTCTATGAGTGGGGCATGGGCGTGGAGGCGCTGGCGTCTATTGTTCTAGCCATTGCAGCTCCCCGCGTTTTACTGGGCCTTTTTGTGGGGTCATTGGTGGATCGCAGGCCGCCCCGTCAAATGCTCTTGCTCACCATTGGTCTACGGGCCATCGGCATGGTGGCCATTGCCCTTTTCGGCAGCACCCTTGCCATTCTCATTCCGCTTTTGATGTTTCAAAGTGTTTTGGGTGGGGCTCTGTCTCCTGCCAGCCAAAAGCTCATTCGCGCGGCAGTGCCTGAAAAAGCACTCTCCCTTGCCGTCAGCTACTCCCAGATCACCATGCAAATCTGCAAGATCATCGGCCCGGTTGTGGGGGCAAGCGTTGCTGCCATGTTTGGCGCTCAGCTCGGTTTCTTTATGGTGGCCGCCCTGTTCTTTTTATCAACACTTGTGTTTGCGTTTATTCCCTTTCCGCAGGCTAATGGAGAAGAGGCAAGCAATCTCACTGCCATGGCACCTGTGCGAGAGGCCGTTGCTGTTCTCAAGCACCTGAAAGACAATCGCCTTGTTGGCAATGTGCTCCTGCTCATGAGCTTGGCCATGGCCTTTATCTTCCTGTTTGACCATTACATCGTCGTTTTGCTGAAAGAGCGCGGACTGTCAGAACAGGCCTTTGGTATCTGTGTGGCGGTTGGCGGCGCTGGCAATGTTTTTGGAGCTGCCGTTATTGGCCGCCTGCCCGCCCGTCATCAACGTGCACCCATTTTGCTGGGTATCCTGCTGTCCGGTGTGGTGCTTAGCCAGATCGGCCAACCAGCAATGGCCTTTATGCTGGAAGAAGCTGGAGCCTATTTCCTGTTCACTCTCTTCGGAATTACGGGGGGCGCTGCTCTGGTGGGCTGTGACATTCTTCTGGTCACCCATTCGCAAAGCAATTATCTGGGCCGTGTCATGTCCCTCAACGACATGATCCAAACATCCGCCGCATTCCTGTTTCCTCCCCTTGGCGCCCTGCTCATCAGCTTTTATGGCACTTCGGCCCCCTTTATGGTTTCATCCGCGGGGCTTCTTCTCACAGCCGCAGCCGGTGCCTATCTGCTTCCCTCCCTTAAAGCACGGGAGGTGGAAGAATCGGCTTCCCCGCAAGCGCCTTAA
- a CDS encoding carbonic anhydrase: MKALIVCFGALAILGSGMFAAVANGAGSGDIWSYTGDTGPAYWGALKDENHLCKEGKRQSPINITTTETTSKSDLAFDLKPVTGTVKNNGHTIQFNASGNDAITVSGTKYKLVQIHFHAPSENRIDGKQYPVEVHLVHKSAAGKLAVIGVMVESGKANPAISAILDAAPLEPLIKSHKVEGPVNVSEFLPPSSAHYSFNGSLTTPPCLEQVKWRVMEEPITFSPEQISRLVALMPKHNARPVQDVNNRDIIKISP, encoded by the coding sequence ATGAAGGCGCTTATTGTCTGTTTTGGTGCTCTAGCTATACTTGGATCTGGTATGTTTGCGGCTGTGGCAAATGGTGCAGGTTCAGGCGATATCTGGAGCTACACGGGGGATACCGGACCTGCTTATTGGGGGGCTTTGAAAGACGAAAATCACCTGTGTAAGGAGGGGAAGCGGCAGTCGCCCATTAATATCACAACAACGGAAACCACCTCCAAATCCGACTTGGCGTTTGATCTGAAACCAGTCACAGGCACGGTGAAAAATAATGGCCATACCATACAGTTCAACGCCTCGGGCAATGATGCCATCACTGTGAGTGGAACCAAGTACAAACTGGTACAGATACATTTCCATGCTCCAAGTGAAAATAGGATTGATGGAAAACAGTATCCTGTAGAAGTACATCTGGTGCACAAAAGTGCTGCGGGAAAACTGGCAGTTATTGGAGTGATGGTGGAAAGTGGCAAAGCGAACCCTGCTATTTCAGCCATTTTAGATGCAGCCCCGCTTGAGCCTCTTATCAAGTCGCACAAAGTGGAAGGGCCGGTGAATGTGAGTGAATTTCTTCCTCCCAGTTCAGCCCACTATTCTTTTAATGGATCTTTGACGACGCCGCCATGTCTTGAGCAAGTGAAGTGGCGGGTTATGGAGGAGCCGATTACTTTTTCGCCAGAGCAGATTTCCAGACTCGTTGCCTTGATGCCAAAACATAACGCTCGTCCGGTTCAGGACGTAAACAATCGCGACATTATCAAAATTTCACCGTAG